One Alosa alosa isolate M-15738 ecotype Scorff River chromosome 22, AALO_Geno_1.1, whole genome shotgun sequence DNA segment encodes these proteins:
- the mettl9 gene encoding methyltransferase-like protein 9 yields the protein MSPHPQMRSTLLFCAWVVFYISFLVATRRMWTGKYVRNPFARSLFAKMVSESEYSAENQEWYRCCPDLLGESVRPLFVQSDLDADTRTFLKISEEKSGWLFTQLYHSFFSTVFSPIMSRTSINGFLGRGSMFVFSGDQFRRLLGIRPDWKADRLLDLGAGDGGVTDVMGSHFREIYATEVSIPMRWQLQKKNYKLLEIEEWQNTGFQYDVISCLNLLDRCEQPLDLLRDIKKALVPGSGRVIVAAVVPFQPYIEIGGRWERPKQHLKIKGKSWEEQVTNLSIEVFSKVGLEVEAVTRLPYLCEGDMYKDYYVLDDAVFVLKAQE from the exons ATGTCACCACACCCTCAG ATGAGGAGTACATTGCTTTTCTGTGCGTGGGTGGTGTTTTACATCTCGTTCCTGGTTGCTACGAGAAGAATGTGGACAGGGAAATACGTCCGCAATCCTTTCGCTCGATCACTTTTCGCCAAAATGGTGTCGGAGAGCGAATATAGTGCTGAAAATCAAGAG TGGTACCGTTGCTGTCCGGATCTACTGGGGGAATCGGTAAGACCATTGTTCGTGCAGAGTGACTTGGACGCAGACACTCGGACCTTTCTAAAAATTAGCGAGGAGAAGTCTGGCTGGCTGTTCACTCAGCTCTATCACTCCTTCTTTTCAACCGTTTTCAGTCCCATCATGTCTCGGACCTCCATCAACGG GTTTCTTGGCCGAGGCTCCATGTTTGTCTTCTCAGGGGATCAGTTTCGCCGCTTGCTCGGCATCCGCCCAGACTGGAAGGCAGACAGGCTGCTGGATCTGGGGGCAGGAGACGGGGGAGTCACCGATGTCATGGGCTCACATTTCAGAGAGATCTATGCCACAGAGGTTTCCATCCCGATGAGATGGCAGCTCCAGAAAAAAAATTACAA ATTGTTAGAAATTGAAGAGTGGCAGAACACAGGCTTCCAGTATGATGTCATCAGTTGTCTTAACCTGCTGGACCGTTGTGAACAACCTCTGGACCTGCTGAGAGACATCAAGAAAGCTCTTGTGCCGGGGTCAGGCAGGGTCATCGTGGCTGCTGTAGTCCCCTTCCAGCCCTATATAGAAATAG GGGGGAGATGGGAACGCCCAAAACAGCATTTGAAAATCAAAGGAAAGAGCTGGGAGGAACAAGTGACCAACCTATCCATTGAAGTCTTCTCCAAGGTTGGGTTGGAAGTCGAAGCTGTGACTCGGTTGCCATATCTTTGCGAAGGAGATATGTATAAGGACTACTACGTGTTGGATGATGCGGTATTTGTGTTGAAGGCTCAGGAATGA
- the LOC125287698 gene encoding integrin beta-3-like, translating into MDTMERARGLRIYVLVLFIVSKALGSNICTSRGVSTCQQCLAVHPSCAWCFQEDFGEGKTGVSRCDLKKNLKAAGCSERSLENPKSGMTVEEDRPLSNKASGSTTGVTQIQPQKLHITLRPGDSKRFTVKVRQVEDYPVDLYYLMDLSYSMNDDLRSLRMLGNDLAKAINRTTSNLRMGFGAFVDKPVSPYMYISPPEAVKNPCYGLNRNPSVCEAQFGYKHVLSLTERVSRFTEEVKKQIVSRNRDAPEGGFDAIVQAAVCKDRIGWRPGASHLLVFTTDAKTHVALDGRLAGIVQPNDGKCHMGPDNMYSMSTTLDYPSLALITEKMSENNINLIFAVTNPVQPLYKNYSELIPGTTVGILSDNSSNVIQLILDAYAKIRSKVELELQGIPEELSLSFNATCLKGEVIPGLKSCSGLKIGDTVSFSVDVRMRGCPKEKTKTFTLKPVGFKDTLQIAVTFECECKCQARVEPDSPVCHGGNGTYECGICLCNPGRLGPHCECAEGDYSPEERDTCSASPDKAVCSGRGDCVCGQCVCHASDFGKVWGTMCECDDFNCLRYKSELCSGHGKCYCGSCQCDPDWKGENCNCSTRTDTCMSSLGLLCSGRGQCVCGRCECTQPGAYGATCEKCPTCPDACTMKKECVECKHFQRGKLFEDTSCTRICRDEIKLVDDIVFHDKNAVNCTYKDEDDCVQRFQYYEEASGQSVLFVVKEPDCPKGPDILVVLLSVAGAILFLGLATLLIWKLLVTIHDRREFARFEEERARAKWDTGHNPLYKGATSTFTNITYRGNKD; encoded by the exons ATGGACACCATGGAGCGAGCGCGGGGATTAAGGATATATGTTTTGGTGTTATTCATTGTATCAAAGGCTTTGG GGTCCAATATCTGCACATCTCGAGGAGTGAGCACGTGCCAGCAGTGCCTAGCCGTGCACCCAAGCTGTGCCTGGTGCTTCCAAGAG GACTTTGGGGAAGGTAAAACCGGGGTGTCTCGCTGTGACCTGAAGAAGAACCTCAAGGCAGCAGGATGCTCCGAGAGGTCACTGGAGAACCCTAAAAGTGGTATGACCGTGGAGGAGGACAGACCGCTCAGCAACAAGGCCTCAGGGTCTACCACAGGCGTCACCCAAATCCAGCCCCAGAAACTCCACATCACCTTGAGACCAG gcGACTCCAAGCGCTTCACGGTAAAGGTGCGGCAGGTCGAGGACTACCCCGTGGATCTCTACTACCTGATGGACCTGTCCTACTCCATGAACGACGACCTGCGGAGTCTGCGGATGCTGGGCAACGATCTCGCCAAGGCCATCAACCGCACGACCAGCAACCTGCGCATGGGCTTCGGCGCCTTTGTGGACAAGCCCGTCTCGCCCTACATGTACATATCTCCTCCAGAGGCTGTAAAGAACCCCTGCTACGG CTTGAACCGGAACCCGAGCGTGTGTGAGGCTCAGTTTGGCTACAAACACGTGCTGTCCTTGACGGAGAGGGTCAGCCGCTTCACAGAGGAAGTCAAGAAGCAGATCGTGTCGCGGAACAGGGACGCCCCCGAGGGTGGCTTTGACGCGATCGTACAAGCAGCCGTTTGCAAG GACAGAATCGGCTGGAGGCCAGGCGCCTCCCATCTGCTGGTGTTCACCACCGATGCCAAAACTCACGTCGCTCTGGATGGCCGCCTGGCTGGCATCGTCCAGCCCAACGACGGCAAATGCCACATGGGTCCAGACAACATGTACTCTATGTCTACTACACTG GACTATCCATCCCTAGCCTTGATAACAGAAAAGATGTCAGAGAATAACATTAATCTCATCTTTGCGGTAACAAACCCTGTTCAACCTCTGTACAAG AACTACAGTGAACTCATACCTGGCACTACAGTTGGGATCTTGTCTGACAACTCAAGCAATGTGATTCAGCTTATTCTTGATGCCTATGCT AAAATCCGTTCGAAGGTGGAGCTGGAGCTGCAGGGGATTCCGGAGGAGCTGAGTCTGTCTTTTAACGCTACCTGCCTGAAAGGGGAGGTCATTCCTGGTCTGAAATCCTGCTCAGGCCTCAAGATAGGAGACACT GTGTCCTTCAGTGTGGATGTGCGAATGCGGGGCTGCCCTAAGGAGAAGACAAAGACCTTCACCCTCAAGCCGGTGGGCTTCAAGGACACGCTGCAGATCGCCGTCACCTTCGAGTGCGAGTGCAAGTGCCAGGCCCGGGTGGAGCCCGACAGCCCCGTTTGCCACGGCGGCAATGGCACGTACGAGTGCGGCATCTGCCTGTGCAACCCGGGGCGGCTGGGCCCGCACTGCGAGTGCGCCGAGGGCGACTACAGCCCCGAGGAGCGCGACACGTGCAGCGCCAGCCCGGACAAGGCCGTGTGCAGCGGCCGCGGCGACTGCGTTTGCGGCCAGTGCGTGTGCCACGCCAGCGACTTCGGCAAGGTGTGGGGCACCATGTGCGAGTGCGACGACTTCAACTGCCTCCGCTACAAGAGCGAGCTGTGCTCAG GCCACGGTAAGTGTTACTGTGGCTCATGCCAGTGTGACCCGGACTGGAAGGGAGAGAACTGTAACTGCTCTACCCGTACGGACACCTGCATGTCCAGCCTGGGCCTGCTGTGCAGCGGCCGCGGCCAGTGCGTGTGCGGCCGTTGCGAGTGCACCCAGCCCGGGGCTTACGGCGCCACCTGCGAGAAGTGCCCCACCTGCCCCGACGCCTGCACCATGAAGAA GGAATGTGTTGAATGTAAGCACTTTCAGAGAGGAAAGCTCTTTGAGGACACATCTTGCACGCGAATCTGCAGAGATGAAATTAAACTGGTGGATGATATAG TCTTCCATGACAAAAATGCAGTCAACTGCACCTATAAAGACGAGGACGACTGTGTGCAGCGCTTCCAGTACTATGAAGAGGCCAGTGGTCAGTCTGTCCTGTTTGTGGTCAAAGAGCCAG ACTGTCCTAAGGGGCCGGACATCCTGGTGGTGCTGCTGTCGGTGGCGGGGGCCATCCTCTTCCTGGGCCTAGCCACCCTGCTCATCTGGAAGCTGTTGGTCACCATCCACGACCGCCGCGAGTTCGCCAGGTTCGAGGAGGAGCGGGCACGGGCAAAATGGGACACG GGCCACAACCCTCTCTACAAGGGAGCAACCTCCACCTTCACAAATATCACCTACCGAGGCAATAAGGACTGA